A window from Bubalus kerabau isolate K-KA32 ecotype Philippines breed swamp buffalo chromosome 5, PCC_UOA_SB_1v2, whole genome shotgun sequence encodes these proteins:
- the LOC129653709 gene encoding olfactory receptor 8B12-like yields the protein MAAENSSVTEFILAGLTDEPGLQIPLFLLFLGFYVVTVVGNLGLITVIGLNSRLHTPMYFFLFNLSLIDFCYSTTITPKMLMSFVSRKNSILHAGCLTQLFFFCFFVISESFVLSAMAYDRYVAICKPLVYTVSMSPKVCLLLLLGVYVMGFSGAMAHTGSIASLIFCADHPINHFMCDIPPLLELSCNSSYVHELVVIIVVTIDIGMPIVTISISYALILSSILRIHSTEGRSKAFSTCSSHIIVVFLFFGSGAFVYLRPPSVLPLNQGKVSSLFYTIVVPMLNPLIYSLRNKDVKAALRKTLGKINFSRKE from the coding sequence ATGGCAGCCGAGAACTCTTCGGTGACAGAATTCATCCTTGCAGGCTTAACAGACGAGCCAGGACTGCAGatccccctcttcctcctgtttCTAGGTTTCTATGTAGTCACCGTAGTGGGGAACCTGGGCTTGATAACGGTGATTGGGTTGAACTCGCgcctgcacacccccatgtacttcttcctcttcaACCTCTCCTTAATAGACTTCTGTTACTCCACTACCATCACTCCCAAAATGCTGATGAGTTTTGTCTCAAGGAAGAACAGCATCTTGCATGCAGGGTGTTTGACTCAactgtttttcttctgcttctttgtcATCTCTGAGTCCTTCGTCCTGTCAGCGATGGCATATGACCGCTACGTGGCCATCTGTAAGCCACTGGTGTACACAGTCAGCATGTCTCCTAAGGTCTGTTTACTGCTTTTGTTGGGTGTGTATGTGATGGGGTTCTCAGGGGCCATGGCCCACACAGGAAGCATAGCAAGTCTGATCTTCTGTGCTGACCACCCCATCAATCACTTCATGTGTGACATCCCGCCTCTCCTTGAGCTCTCCTGTAATAGCTCTTATGTGCATGAGCTGGTGGTCATCATAGTTGTGACTATTGACATTGGAATGCCCATTGTCACCATCTCCATCTCTTATGCTCtaatcctttccagcattctcCGCATTCATTCCACTGAAGGCAGGTCCAAAGCTTTCAGTACGTGCAGCTCCCACATAATtgtggttttccttttctttggttcTGGGGCTTTTGTGTATCTCAGACCACCTTCCGTTTTGCCCCTCAACCAAGGGAAAGTGTCATCCCTGTTCTATACCATTGTGGTGCCCATGTTAAATCCACTGATATATAGTTTGAGGAACAAGGATGTCAAAGCTGCCCTGAGGAAAACCTTGGGGAAAATTAATTTCTCTAGAAAGgagtaa
- the LOC129653708 gene encoding olfactory receptor 8B12-like gives MAAENSSVTEFILAGLTDEPGLQIPLFLLFLGFYVVTVVGNLGLITLIGLNSRLHTPMYFFLFNLSLIDFCYSTTITPKMLMSFVSRKNSILHVGCLTQLFFFCFFVISESFVLSAMAYDRYVAICKPLVYTVSMSPKVCLLLLLGVYVMGFSGAMAHTGSIVSLIFCADNLINHFLCDIPPLLELACNSSSVHELVVFIVVTTVIGMVTVTISISYALILSSILRIHSTEGRSKAFSTCSSHIIVVFLFFGSGAFVYLKPPSVLPLDQGKVSSLFYTIVVPMLNPLIYSLRNKDVKAALRKTLGKNNFLRKK, from the coding sequence ATGGCAGCCGAGAACTCTTCGGTGACAGAATTCATCCTTGCAGGCTTAACAGACGAGCCAGGACTGCAGatccccctcttcctcctgtttCTAGGTTTCTATGTAGTCACCGTAGTGGGGAACCTGGGCTTGATAACGCTGATTGGGTTGAACTCGCgcctgcacacccccatgtacttcttcctcttcaACCTCTCCTTAATAGACTTCTGTTACTCCACCACCATCACTCCCAAAATGCTGATGAGTTTTGTCTCAAGGAAGAACAGCATCTTGCATGTAGGATGTTTGACTCAactgtttttcttctgcttctttgtcATCTCTGAGTCCTTCGTCCTGTCAGCGATGGcatatgaccgctatgtggccatctgtaagcCACTGGTGTACACAGTCAGCATGTCTCCTAAGGTCTGTTTACTGCTTTTGTTGGGTGTGTATGTGATGGGGTTCTCAGGGGCCATGGCCCACACAGGAAGCATAGTAAGCCTGATCTTCTGTGCTGACAACCTCATCAATCATTTCTTGTGTGACATCCCTCCTCTCCTTGAGCTGGCTTGCAACAGCTCTTCTGTGCACGAACTGGTGGTCTTCATAGTTGTGACCACTGTTATTGGAATGGTCACTGTCACCATCTCCATCTCTTATGCTCtaatcctttccagcattctcCGCATTCACTCTACTGAGGGCAGGTCCAAAGCTTTCAGTACATGCAGCTCCCACATAATtgtggttttccttttctttggttcTGGGGCTTTTGTGTATCTCAAACCACCTTCCGTTTTGCCCCTTGACCAAGGGAAAGTGTCGTCCCTGTTCTATACCATTGTGGTGCCCATGTTAAATCCACTCATATATAGTTTGAGGAACAAGGATGTCAAAGCTGCCCTGAGGAAAACcttgggaaaaaataatttcttgagAAAGAAATAG